From the genome of Triticum aestivum cultivar Chinese Spring chromosome 3B, IWGSC CS RefSeq v2.1, whole genome shotgun sequence, one region includes:
- the LOC123071712 gene encoding pentatricopeptide repeat-containing protein At3g02650, mitochondrial, giving the protein MWRSRARALLLLRSSVPRSPPPQQNPLRSLARAPPPPPRLLSRFLSSSSPEALPDAPSSSAEALPDDPFAFPPGAISGSADPTEADEDNLAALWEEDAGDADDIFVSTASSDTADPEARDEEVARVRAVVESTPEDQIPTAIADMVVDFTEPLLAAILLSAENCSGKKLLLLFKTAGKNNPDVKSFGNLDIVASNVAESAEIDKMDAYMLWDLVKEMGSVPGSLSTPLLNKVLAMFWKLEKSKAALEVLDKFSEFGCTPDGDSYYLAIQAAGKKSMVGAAWGACEKMISSGCFPDEKKAGEIVTFFCKGKKLTEAHSVYLAAKEKKVQIPTSSLDFLVGALAKNDETVSLALELLEEYKGESLKHAGKSFAAVIHSLCRMKNVKDAKKLLMRMVNLGPAPGSAVFNFVITGLSKEGEMEDAKDMIRVMESRGLRPDVYTYSVIMSGYAKGGMIDEAHSLLREAKKIYRKLNRVSYHILIRGYCKMEEFGKALECLKEMKQDGVQPNVDEYNKLIQSLCLKAMDWRTAEKLLEEMEGSGLYLKGITRSLIAAVKELEMEEASKDSQEA; this is encoded by the coding sequence ATGTGGCGTTCGCGAGCTCGCGCTCTCCTCCTGCTCCGCTCGTCCGTCCCCAGATCGCCACCGCCGCAGCAAAATCCACTTCGGAGCCTGGCCCGAGCCCCACCCCCGCCACCACGCCTTCTCTCCcgcttcctctcttcctcctccccggAGGCCCTGCCGGACGCCCCCTCCTCCTCTGCGGAGGCCCTCCCGGATGACCCCTTcgccttcccgcccggcgccataTCCGGATCGGCTGATCCCACCGAGGCCGACGAGGACAACCTGGCCGCGCTCTGGGAGGAGGATGCGGGCGACGCCGACGACATCTtcgtctccaccgcctcctccgacACCGCCGATCCCGAAGCCAGGGACGAGGAGGTCGCCCGCGTCCGCGCCGTCGTGGAGTCCACCCCGGAGGACCAGATCCCCACCGCCATCGCCGACATGGTCGTTGACTTCACCGAGCCGCTCCTAGCGGCCATCCTCCTCTCCGCCGAGAACTGCTCTGGTAAAAAGCTACTCCTCTTGTTCAAGACTGCCGGGAAGAACAACcctgatgtcaagagctttggcaaTCTTGACATCGTCGCGAGCAATGTTGCTGAATCCGCCGAGATTGACAAGATGGATGCGTACATGCTCTGGGATTTGGTGAAGGAAATGGGCAGTGTGCCAGGATCATTGAGCACCCCACTGCTGAACAAAGTGCTAGCAATGTTCTGGAAGCTTGAGAAATCGAAGGCGGCGCTAGAGGTGCTTGACAAGTTCAGTGAGTTTGGCTGTACTCCGGACGGCGACAGTTATTATCTGGCGATTCAAGCGGCTGGAAAGAAGTCCATGGTTGGTGCTGCATGGGGAGCTTGCGAGAAGATGATTAGCTCCGGGTGCTTCCCTGATGAGAAGAAGGCCGGTGAGATTGTGACCTTCTTTTGCAAGGGGAAGAAGTTGACGGAGGCACATTCAGTATACCTAGCAGCGAAGGAGAAGAAGGTTCAGATTCCTACGTCATCCTTGGATTTCCTTGTTGGTGCTTTGGCGAAGAATGACGAGACCGTCAGTTTGGCTCTGGAGCTGCTGGAGGAATACAAAGGAGAGTCTCTTAAGCATGCAGGCAAGTCCTTTGCTGCCGTTATACATAGTTTGTGCAGGATGAAGAATGTGAAGGATGCAAAGAAGCTGTTGATGAGGATGGTGAATCTTGGCCCAGCTCCTGGTAGTGCAGTGTTCAACTTTGTCATCACAGGATTGTCTAAAGAGGGAGAAATGGAGGACGCAAAGGATATGATTAGGGTGATGGAGAGCCGAGGGCTGCGCCCTGATGTTTATACATACAGTGTGATCATGAGTGGCTATGCAAAGGGGGGCATGATTGATGAAGCCCATTCTCTACTTCGCGAAGCTAAGAAGATCTATCGAAAACTAAACAGGGTTTCTTATCACATACTGATCCGTGgttactgcaagatggaggagttTGGCAAGGCCCTGGAGTGCCTAAAGGAGATGAAGCAGGACGGGGTGCAGCCAAATGTGGATGAGTACAACAAACTCATCCAGTCGTTATGTCTGAAGGCTATGGACTGGAGAACAGCTGAGAAGCTCCTGGAGGAAATGGAGGGCAGTGGACTATACCTTAAGGGCATTACCCGCAGCCTCATAGCAGCAGTCAAGGAGTTGGAAATGGAAGAGGCTTCAAAAGACAGCCAAGAAGCATAG
- the LOC123071710 gene encoding beta-glucosidase 4, with translation MGSTAGEVTRADFPEGFVFGVATSAYQIEGARNEGGKGDSIWDVFTDNKERVLDGSSGEVAVDHYHRYKEDIELMAKLGFGAYRFSISWSRIFPDGLGTEINEQGVAFYNNLIDFMIEKGIQPYATLYHWDLPHNLQKTMGGWLSDKIVEYFALYAEACFANFGDRVKHWITINEPIQTCINAYGVGIFAPGLCKGVAAEPFLAGHHQILAHAAAVDVYRRKFKAKQGGQVGFVIDCEWAEPKSDKMEDQAAAARRIDFQLGWFLDPIYFGDYPESMRQRVGEYLPKFSEKDRELMRNKIDFIGLNHYTSRIIGNQPNPQPQEIHFYQVQQIERTDKWSSGEAIGERAASEWLLIVPWGIRKTINYIVKKYENPIIYVTENGMDDEDDPSAPVDQFLNDTKRVNFFKGYVGAVAQAIKDGADVRGYFAWSFLDNFEWAMGFTKRFGIVYVDYKNGLTRHPKASAMWFSRFLNGETADSKPDTN, from the exons ATGGGGAGCACGGCGGGCGAGGTCACCCGCGCCGACTTCCCCGAGGGCTTCGTCTTCGGCGTCGCCACCTCCGCCTACCAG ATTGAGGGGGCAAGAAATGAAGGTGGCAAAGGCGATAGCATATGGGATGTATTTACAGATAACAAAG AACGTGTCCTAGACGGATCCTCTGGAGAAGTTGCAGTTGATCATTACCATCGATACAAG GAAGACATTGAGCTCATGGCCAAGTTGGGTTTTGGTGCTTATAGATTTTCCATATCTTGGTCACGGATATTTCCTG ATGGCTTAGGGACAGAAATCAATGAGCAAGGAGTTGCTTTCTATAACAACCTTATAGATTTCATGATTGAGAAAG GTATTCAGCCTTATGCAACTCTGTATCACTGGGATCTTCCGCATAATCTTCAGAAGACTATGGGGGGTTGGCTTTCTGACAAGATTGT agaGTACTTCGCATTATATGCAGAAGCTTGCTTTGCAAATTTTGGAGATAGAGTTAAGCATTGGATAACAATCAATGAACCTATTCAAACATGCATTAATGCTTATGGGGTTGGAATATTTGCTCCTGGATTATGTAAAGGTGTAGCTGCTGAACCTTTCTTGGCTGGCCATCACCAGATCTTAGCTCATGCTGCTGCTGTTGATGTCTACAGAAGAAAATTCAAG GCTAAACAAGGTGGTCAAGTAGGATTTGTTATTGATTGTGAATGGGCGGAGCCAAAGTCGGACAAAATGGAAGACCAGGCTGCTGCAGCACGGCGCATTGACTTTCAACTTGGATG GTTCCTGGACCCAATATACTTTGGTGATTACCCAGAAAGCATGCGCCAGAGAGTGGGCGAATATCTTCCAAAATTCTCTGAGAAAGACCGTGAATTGATGAGGAACAAAATTGATTTTATTGGATTAAATCACTATACATCAAGAATCATTGGCAATCAGCCGAACCCACAACCACAAGAGATCCATTTTTATCAGGTTCAACAAATAGAGAGAACAG ACAAATGGAGTAGCGGTGAAGCAATTGGTGAAAGA GCTGCGTCTGAGTGGCTTTTAATAGTTCCCTGGGGTATTCGGAAAACAATCAATTATATAGTAAAGAAATATGAAAATCCAATAATATATGTAACAGAGAATG GCATGGATGACGAAGACGATCCATCAGCACCAGTTGATCAGTTCTTAAATGACACAAAGAGGGTTAATTTCTTCAAAGGATATGTTGGTGCAGTCGCACAAGCAATAAA GGATGGCGCCGACGTTCGTGGATACTTTGCATGGTCATTCCTGGATAACTTTGAGTGGGCGATGGGATTCACCAAGAGGTTTGGGATTGTCTATGTTGATTACAAGAACGGGCTCACCCGACACCCTAAAGCATCAGCCATGTGGTTCTCACGCTTCTTGAACGGCGAGACCGCTGACAGCAAACCTGACACAAACTAA